Proteins encoded together in one Eriocheir sinensis breed Jianghai 21 chromosome 41, ASM2467909v1, whole genome shotgun sequence window:
- the LOC127009705 gene encoding nitric oxide-associated protein 1-like isoform X1 has translation MLTSAAIQSRQRQLLLQAVRQAPVLNVLCKSYCLRLLHLDKTARHIILSQHDIEEGKFKGEELPDSLLGLTDPKILYSSYVKDSIAKVDPKILHSIARRVKLEEKQRIREHAMPLIIQKNIVKSESYSELNSQSNKELKVFYPYAHVEQIDIPKSNLECSDSEDFLKPQLSVQEEIALRMDAYEDGVLEQLDEPKGNLVKDQCNNDLNADSLLEDEDSQLQLLIEQQGSADPDYPVSNVPCGGCGAHLHCQQPSLIGFIPKELFEERDDGELRNLLCQRCYFMRFHKTALNVRVDPKMYTKLLEPIKMKRALVLLVVDLLDVPCSIWPKIMDIIGTQKPVVVVGNKVDLLPADGINHLRRVKHSLIRAIEKTPLSQSFIKHVALVSAHTGYGIESLITHIQGSWATKGNIYIVGCTNSGKSTLFNALLGSDLCKTTASSLIRRATVSPWPGTTLGMLKFPILRPSGQMLHLRTQRLKEQRKMQPDGGKPKYTKNILIGTLSGHIGRTLEKKEDMLEKKDPFSTNMRKLPTEEPKPIMGINPSHEQYSLSKWCYDTPGTVQPEQLINLLTHDELMKVLPRQLLRPRTFCLQPGHSIFLAGLARLDLLYSPKSVRFTVFRSEWLPLTITKTVDAASTYSRYLGSSLLGVPSEGEERLKCWPPLQPVNLRTHCHNKLESCADVVLSSAGWVSLTGFTEQQVIELRAWTPGGRGIHLRDPPLLPLAVNLRGRRIGKSLAHRPHKIFVP, from the exons ATGTTGACCTCAGCTGCCATTCAAAGCAGACAGAGGCAACTGTTGCTACAGGCAGTCCGGCAGGCTCCAGTACTAAATGTACTATGTAAATCCTACTGTTTGAGATTGTTACATTTAGATAAAACAGCAAGGCACATCATTCTATCACAACATGATATTGAAGAGGGCAAGTTTAAAGGAGAGGAACTCCCTGATTCACTGTTGGGCTTGACAGACCCAAAGATCCTTTACAGTTCCTATGTCAAGGATAGCATAGCCAAAGTAGACCCTAAAATACTTCACAGTATTGCAAGAAGggtaaaattagaagaaaaacagaggataAGGGAGCATGCCATGCCTCTTATTATAcagaaaaatatagtaaaatcTGAGAGTTACAGTGAATTGAATAGTCAAAGTAATAAGGAGTTGAAAGTTTTTTATCCTTATGCCCATGTAGAGCAAATTGATATTCCTAAAAGTAACTTGGAATGTTCAGACTCAGAGGACTTTTTGAAACCCCAACTCAGTGTTCAGGAAGAGATTGCCTTGAGAATGGACGCCTATGAAGATGGCGTACTTGAGCAACTTGATGAACCAAAAGGGAACCTTGTTAAAGATCAATGCAACAATGATTTAAATGCAGACAGCTTGTTAGAAGATGAAGATTCTCAGCTTCAATTGCTGATTGAGCAACAAGGCTCAGCAGACCCTGACTACCCAGTGAGTAATGTGCCATGTGGAGGATGTGGGGCCCACCTCCATTGCCAACAGCCATCCCTGATAG GGTTCATCCCAAAAGAACTCTTTGAAGAACGTGACGATGGTGAATTGCGTAACCTCCTGTGTCAACGCTGCTACTTCATGCGGTTCCACAAAACAGCTCTCAATGTGCGGGTGGACCCAAAGATGTACACAAAGCTGCTGGAGCCCATCAAAATGAAGAGGGCGCTAgtgctgctggtggtggaccTCCTAGATGTTCCATGTTCCATATGGCCGAAAATAATGGACATAATAG gaACCCAGAAACCTGTAGTGGTTGTGGGCAACAAAGTGGACCTTCTCCCAGCTGATGGCATCAATCATCTCCGGAGAGTAAAACATTCCCTCATCAGGGCCATTGAAAAGACTCCACTCAGCCAGTCCTTCATCAAACATGTGGCACTGGTCTCAGCTCACACAGGATATGGAATTGAAAGCCTGATTACTCATATTCAAGGTTCCTGGGCCACTAAAG gAAACATTTACATTGTGGGATGCACAAACTCTGGAAAGTCCACCTTGTTTAATGCTCTGCTTGGGTCAGACTTGTGCAAAACAACTGCATCCAGCCTCATTCGACGTGCCACTGTGTCACCTTGGCCAGGAACCACTCTTGGTATGCTCAAG TTTCCCATCCTTCGTCCATCTGGCCAAATGCTGCACCTCCGAACACAGAGACTGAAGGAGCAGCGGAAGATGCAGCCTGATGGTGGAAAGCCAAAATACACTAAGAACATTCTTATTGGAACACTTTCAG GACACATTGGGAGGActttggagaagaaagaggacatGTTAGAGAAGAAGGATCCTTTTTCAACTAATATGAGGAAGCTTCCCACTGAAGAGCCCAAACCTATCATGGGTATCAACCCTTCCCATGAGCAGTATTCCCTCAGCAAGTGGTGCTATGATACACCTGGGACAGTGCAGCCAGAACAG CTGATCAACCTTTTGACACACGATGAGTTGATGAAAGTCCTGCCCCGCCAACTTCTGCGCCCAAGGACCTTCTGCCTCCAGCCTGGCCACTCCATCTTCCTGGCTGGGCTGGCACGTCTTGACCTTCTCTACAGCCCCAAGTCAGTTAG GTTTACTGTCTTCAGGTCTGAGTGGCTCCCTCTGACTATCACCAAGACAGTTGATGCAGCCTCTACCTATTCCCGTTACCTTGGCTCCTCTCTGCTCGGGGTGCCTTCAGAAGGAGAGGAGCGCCTGAAATGTTGGCCCCCACTACAGCCTGTTAACTTGAGGACACACTGCCACAACAAACTTGAAAGCTGTGCTGATGTGGTTCTCTCTTCAGCag GTTGGGTGTCGCTGACGGGCTTCACTGAGCAGCAGGTGATAGAGCTTCGAGCGTGGACACCAGGAGGCCGCGGGATACACCTCCGTGATCCACCACTTCTGCCCTTAGCTGTTAACCTTCGGGGTCGCCGTATAGGAAAGTCCTTAGCTCATCGACCCCACAAGATATTTGTGCCATAA
- the LOC127009705 gene encoding nitric oxide-associated protein 1-like isoform X2, whose amino-acid sequence MRFHKTALNVRVDPKMYTKLLEPIKMKRALVLLVVDLLDVPCSIWPKIMDIIGTQKPVVVVGNKVDLLPADGINHLRRVKHSLIRAIEKTPLSQSFIKHVALVSAHTGYGIESLITHIQGSWATKGNIYIVGCTNSGKSTLFNALLGSDLCKTTASSLIRRATVSPWPGTTLGMLKFPILRPSGQMLHLRTQRLKEQRKMQPDGGKPKYTKNILIGTLSGHIGRTLEKKEDMLEKKDPFSTNMRKLPTEEPKPIMGINPSHEQYSLSKWCYDTPGTVQPEQLINLLTHDELMKVLPRQLLRPRTFCLQPGHSIFLAGLARLDLLYSPKSVRFTVFRSEWLPLTITKTVDAASTYSRYLGSSLLGVPSEGEERLKCWPPLQPVNLRTHCHNKLESCADVVLSSAGWVSLTGFTEQQVIELRAWTPGGRGIHLRDPPLLPLAVNLRGRRIGKSLAHRPHKIFVP is encoded by the exons ATGCGGTTCCACAAAACAGCTCTCAATGTGCGGGTGGACCCAAAGATGTACACAAAGCTGCTGGAGCCCATCAAAATGAAGAGGGCGCTAgtgctgctggtggtggaccTCCTAGATGTTCCATGTTCCATATGGCCGAAAATAATGGACATAATAG gaACCCAGAAACCTGTAGTGGTTGTGGGCAACAAAGTGGACCTTCTCCCAGCTGATGGCATCAATCATCTCCGGAGAGTAAAACATTCCCTCATCAGGGCCATTGAAAAGACTCCACTCAGCCAGTCCTTCATCAAACATGTGGCACTGGTCTCAGCTCACACAGGATATGGAATTGAAAGCCTGATTACTCATATTCAAGGTTCCTGGGCCACTAAAG gAAACATTTACATTGTGGGATGCACAAACTCTGGAAAGTCCACCTTGTTTAATGCTCTGCTTGGGTCAGACTTGTGCAAAACAACTGCATCCAGCCTCATTCGACGTGCCACTGTGTCACCTTGGCCAGGAACCACTCTTGGTATGCTCAAG TTTCCCATCCTTCGTCCATCTGGCCAAATGCTGCACCTCCGAACACAGAGACTGAAGGAGCAGCGGAAGATGCAGCCTGATGGTGGAAAGCCAAAATACACTAAGAACATTCTTATTGGAACACTTTCAG GACACATTGGGAGGActttggagaagaaagaggacatGTTAGAGAAGAAGGATCCTTTTTCAACTAATATGAGGAAGCTTCCCACTGAAGAGCCCAAACCTATCATGGGTATCAACCCTTCCCATGAGCAGTATTCCCTCAGCAAGTGGTGCTATGATACACCTGGGACAGTGCAGCCAGAACAG CTGATCAACCTTTTGACACACGATGAGTTGATGAAAGTCCTGCCCCGCCAACTTCTGCGCCCAAGGACCTTCTGCCTCCAGCCTGGCCACTCCATCTTCCTGGCTGGGCTGGCACGTCTTGACCTTCTCTACAGCCCCAAGTCAGTTAG GTTTACTGTCTTCAGGTCTGAGTGGCTCCCTCTGACTATCACCAAGACAGTTGATGCAGCCTCTACCTATTCCCGTTACCTTGGCTCCTCTCTGCTCGGGGTGCCTTCAGAAGGAGAGGAGCGCCTGAAATGTTGGCCCCCACTACAGCCTGTTAACTTGAGGACACACTGCCACAACAAACTTGAAAGCTGTGCTGATGTGGTTCTCTCTTCAGCag GTTGGGTGTCGCTGACGGGCTTCACTGAGCAGCAGGTGATAGAGCTTCGAGCGTGGACACCAGGAGGCCGCGGGATACACCTCCGTGATCCACCACTTCTGCCCTTAGCTGTTAACCTTCGGGGTCGCCGTATAGGAAAGTCCTTAGCTCATCGACCCCACAAGATATTTGTGCCATAA